The genomic interval GATAAGCAGTTGAAAGGACTGCTTGGTGACAATCTTGTCCGGGCAAATGACAATGGGAAGTTCAGAATAGGATTGGCAAGGGAAACCGCGGAAGTTTATGTCATCCAGAATGATACCGGGTTGAACTGGCTTCTAATTGTACCGATAGCAGGAATTTTTATCATCTTTATCGCAGGGATATTCTATATAAACAGGAAAAACAAAAAGCAGGAAGCTGATGCCTAATGGACAGCTTCCTGCTTTTTGTTCTTGAAGGCTTCACGCATATTCATGGGCGGAGATGGCACCTTGTCGATGTAAGTAATGGTAAATGTTCCGGTAATGACTGATGTCAATATCACCTGTAATATATTTATGCTGATAAAAATCCAACAGAGCATTGATAGACGCCGGTGGTTCGTTTCGTTCCCTCTCAAAAATCGTTATTAGTTCAAAAATGCTCATTCATTTCCCCCCCATTTCGGTATAAGTGGATTTAACAGAAATATATGCTGGGGATAATAGAATCATGATAGTTTATCCTTCCTAACATGAATCTCACTGCGAATAAATTTTTCTGAGCATTTACCACACCTGGAAAAAAGCCCCTTCATTTCCGTATATCATCCAATGATGCAGGTAATAATAGGAAATAAAGGAGAGTGATGAAATGGCAGGACCAGCATTGCGTAAAGCTGACAGTCATGCATCCATTCACGAAGCCGCATTGCAGGAGGCCAGAGAGCTTACCAATGTATATGCGAACTTGCTGAAAAGCGGAGATACAGCTGATGCTCTGGAAACCGCTTTTATTTTGCTGGAACATTGGGAAACGCGCACCCTGGCACATGCTGATGCAGAAGAAAAAGGTTTATATAAAGAGATTGCCGAGCAGTCACCGGAACAACATGATCATATTGTTGCGTTAACACGAGATCATGATTTGATGCGTTTGTTGGCACAAGAGTTAAATAGCATATTGGAACGTGATGGTGCAACATACCATGCGTTGCAACGTTTTCAGGCGCTGATTCTCGTGGATGAATTGCATAACCAAGAGGAAGAGAGAATTTTGCCTGAGCATTAAATGACAAGCTGGAGGTGTACGTGTTGAAAACAGTACAGACAAAACAGAACAGTAATTTGTTGCGTACGATGTATCCGAGTGCGTATAAATGTTTAATCGAGAAGCTTCAGGAACATAACATCCATTCATTTGACGTGCAGGCTACAGCCAGAAAAAAAGATGCTTATGTAAGTGTGTCTGTCCGCTTTGGTGAGCGGTTTGGACAGGAGAAGATACAAGACTTTCCAGAAAAGGCGCTGCATGAAACGGACAGTGACTTTGCGGCTTTTTGTGAAGAAGTACAGAAGACGTGTAAGGAAGTGCTTATAGCAGACTATTTTAAAATGGTCAAACCATAGAAAGCGAGGGGATTGTTTGTTTCAGTATGAACAGGAAGCTGCCATCGAACAAGACCGCGAAGATTTGATTGGACTATTAAAGTTGCGGTTCGGAACGCTGGAGCCACAAGTGATTGAGGCAATTTATCAACTAGATGATTATGAAACCATTGAACGACTAATCTTGGTTGGCGCAAATGCACCTGATTTTAAGACGTTTCTGGAAGAGTTAGAAGAAGGAAAGGGTACATTCCGGATTGTTGGTGAACGATTCAATCCACTCGAATCGATAGCAGGAAATGGTGATACAGATGGAACAAAGCAAAAATAAACTATTTCAGCATTTAAAGTTTTTGAAACCAGGAAAACGTATTAATGACGGGTGGACAGAAGAAAGCCCCAGACAACGCGAATGGGAGAAAATGTACCGGAACAGGTGGGCACATGATAGGGTCGTCCGCTCCACACATGGGGTGAACTGTACCGGCTCATGCAGCTGGAAAATCTACGTGAAAGACGGAATTATTACATCAGAAACACAGCAGACGGATTATCCAACGACAGGGGCTGACTTCCCGGAATATGAACCGCGGGGATGTCCGAGAGGTGCGAGTTTTTCCTGGTATACATACAGCCCGGTCCGTGTGAAATATCCTTACGTTCGCAGTGATTTGTTCCGGCTTTGGAAGGATGAACTTGATGCAGGAAATGACCCTGTTACAGCTTGGAAAAATATTACCGGAGATCCAGATAAACGACAGCAGTATGTCAAGGCACGCGGTAAAGGCGGCTTTGTGAGGGCGGATTGGCGCGATGTGTGTGTAATGATTGCCAGTTCCATCATCCATACCATCCAAACGTATGGACCAGACCGTGTCACCGGGTTCAGCCCGATTCCGGCGATGTCTATGGTTAGTTATTCCGGTGGGTCACGTTTTCTGTCGCTCATAGGCGGAAATATTCTAAGTTTCTATGACTGGTATGCTGATTTACCACCGGCTTCTCCACAAGTATGGGGCGAGCAGACAGATGTGCCGGAAAGCGGTGATTGGTACAACACGAAATATTTCATCATCTGGGGGACAAATTTGCCGCAGACGCGGACACCGGATGCCCACTTCATGGTGGAATCGCGTTACAACGGGACAAAAGTCGTTGGTGTCAGTCCAGACTATGCGGAATATGAAAAGTTTGCTGATATGTGGTTGCCGGCAAGGGCCGGAACCGATGCTGCACTTGCCATGGCAATGACACACGTCATATTAAAGGAATTTTACGTGGATGAGCCGACACCGTATTTTATGAATTACACGAAAAAATTCACTGACCTGCCGTTTTTGATAACGGTTGATCAACAGGACAATGAGTATCGGTCAGGACGCTTCCTGCATGCTGATGACCTGAACGATCAGGAAAAGCTTGGTGAGTGGAAGACGGTTGTATGGGACCTGAATACAAATGAACCCACTGTACCGAATGGGACGCAAGGTCACCGCTGGGATGGTGGGAGCAAGTGGAACCTGGAACTGGAAAAAGACGACGGAACAACGATAAATCCCGAGCTGAGCTTTCTGCATATGGCTGATGAAGAGGTGCAGGTAGAGTTTCCGTATTTCGCTAAGGAGCATGGTGATATCGTCCGGCGGGGTGTGCCTGTGAAATATATAACTGATAAAGACGGGAATAGGCTACGCGTCACGACTGTTTATGATTTGATGATGGCACATACAGGAATAAGCCGTGGATTGCAAGGTGACTACCCGACGGATTACGATGATCCAAAACCTTACACACCTGCGTGGCAGGAGAGCATCACTGGTGTTCGTAAGCAGCATGTGATTCAAGTGGCCCGGGAATTCGCCGATAATGCGAAACGTACAGAAGGAAAATCTATGATCGCCATGGGCGGCGGCACGAACCATTGGTACCATAGTGATCAAATTTACCGTTCGATTTTGAACCTTGTCCTTTTAACGGGGTCTCAAGGTGTCAATGGTGGTGGCTGGGCCCATTATGTCGGCCAGGAGAAGGTTCGTCCTGTCGAAGGATGGCAAACTGTTGCCTTTGCTAAAGATTGGGGAAGTGCACCACGACAGCAAAATGGTACGTCCTTCTT from Lentibacillus cibarius carries:
- the yppF gene encoding YppF family protein; its protein translation is MSIFELITIFERERNEPPASINALLDFYQHKYITGDIDISHYRNIYHYLHRQGAISAHEYA